TGCCATCCGAAGTACATCTCTCGCACGTCCAAGACGAGTTCCAAGATCACTCCTTCCCGGCGGCCCGGAGCGACCTCGCCGAGTCGTGCGCGGGGACCACCGTGCTGTTCGCCGACGGCGACGCCGACCTTGGCGAGCTGCTCGCCGAGATCGAACAGGAGCGGTTCGAGAGCCCCGAGGACGCCTTCGCCGCGCTCCAGAACGTCCTGCCGATCGAGGCGGTCGGCGAGCCGGGCCAGTCCGACGGCGACGCCTGAGCCGAACCGGGCCCTCGTCACCCGTACGCACGCCACGGCGCGTCTCGCATCGCTTTTCACCGCGGGTCGCGCACTGATGGTAATGAGCTATCGGATCGGCCTCGTCGGCAAGCCCTCCGTGGGGAAGTCGACGTTTTTCAACGCCGCGACGATGAACGACGTGCCCGAGGGCGCGTACCCGTTCACCACGATCGACCCGACCGTCGGCGAGGCGTACGTCCGCGTCGACTGCGCCGCCCCCGAGTTCG
Above is a window of Halorubrum depositum DNA encoding:
- a CDS encoding DUF5789 family protein codes for the protein MPSEVHLSHVQDEFQDHSFPAARSDLAESCAGTTVLFADGDADLGELLAEIEQERFESPEDAFAALQNVLPIEAVGEPGQSDGDA